One Nostoc sp. UHCC 0302 DNA window includes the following coding sequences:
- a CDS encoding cupin domain-containing protein yields MSKFFPTPKKTNISLDVELIAFECQDTLVQLVYLAPGANFALHEHLESQMGMIISGRLEMNVNGIKKIIEPLQQAYIANAYVPHGSVNIFPETALVFDVKRIINSLEKTDEVFLNVAPKKDEITGFSCKSIVASWFEIAITEIPPRGIIPMHQSASEQMGIILNGKLMMSVENEQQQLEYGRIYYAPPDVPYGGYNSSDEAVSLIEILIPPRSYLSYKEASLSEMLTTT; encoded by the coding sequence ATGTCTAAATTTTTTCCAACTCCCAAAAAGACAAATATTAGTTTAGATGTAGAGTTAATAGCATTTGAATGCCAAGACACACTTGTTCAATTAGTGTATCTGGCTCCAGGAGCTAATTTTGCACTACACGAACATCTAGAAAGCCAGATGGGTATGATAATTTCTGGACGTTTAGAAATGAACGTTAACGGAATTAAAAAAATTATTGAGCCGCTGCAACAAGCCTACATTGCCAATGCTTATGTTCCTCACGGTTCTGTAAATATTTTTCCAGAAACAGCACTAGTATTCGATGTAAAACGAATTATAAATTCTTTAGAAAAAACTGACGAGGTATTTCTCAATGTAGCGCCTAAAAAAGATGAAATTACTGGCTTCTCATGCAAATCTATAGTTGCTTCTTGGTTTGAGATTGCAATTACTGAAATTCCGCCAAGAGGAATAATCCCAATGCACCAATCGGCTAGCGAACAAATGGGAATAATCCTCAATGGTAAGTTGATGATGTCTGTGGAAAATGAACAGCAGCAACTAGAATATGGTAGGATTTATTACGCTCCACCTGATGTCCCTTATGGAGGATATAATTCCTCTGATGAAGCAGTATCTTTAATTGAAATTTTAATTCCGCCTCGTTCTTATTTATCTTACAAAGAAGCTTCTTTAAGTGAAATGCTAACTACGACCTAG
- a CDS encoding LysR family transcriptional regulator produces the protein MLKFSIEFRPPIPPAKTLIIGTLGPSGTSSDYASSYIVKQLESEELTGKIQLFNSFADVKEALLQDKVDLALVPHAYHLINEFYMEPSFDLGFIFIYPTPVYGLAKKKNTEVVFKGARLVTHPAPLPLLSRLLPDSLDQSEIQVDLSPSTSDAAIQVQQGLATLAITNENAVDAYGLEFISTYGKIPMSWSIFYKRLAESHV, from the coding sequence ATGCTGAAGTTTTCGATTGAATTTCGACCTCCTATTCCTCCGGCCAAAACTTTGATTATAGGCACATTGGGGCCCAGCGGTACTAGTAGTGACTATGCTTCCAGCTATATAGTCAAGCAATTAGAGTCAGAAGAATTGACTGGAAAAATTCAGTTATTTAATAGCTTTGCAGATGTCAAAGAAGCTTTGTTACAAGACAAGGTGGATTTAGCTCTAGTTCCTCATGCTTACCATTTGATTAATGAGTTTTATATGGAGCCAAGTTTTGATTTGGGCTTCATTTTTATCTATCCTACTCCAGTTTATGGATTAGCTAAAAAGAAAAATACAGAGGTAGTTTTCAAGGGAGCTAGACTTGTTACTCATCCTGCGCCCTTACCTTTGTTATCAAGACTATTACCAGACTCCCTAGACCAATCAGAAATTCAGGTTGATTTGTCTCCTTCTACTAGCGATGCGGCAATTCAAGTACAACAGGGTTTAGCTACTCTAGCTATTACTAATGAAAACGCTGTTGACGCTTATGGTTTAGAGTTTATTTCCACTTATGGAAAAATCCCTATGAGCTGGTCAATTTTCTATAAAAGATTAGCAGAAAGTCATGTCTAA